The region ATGCTGGGTTAAGTCTCTTTCTCCTCTCCCTTGAAATGAATTTAGGCGTTTGGAAGTGCTACTTTGTTTCCTTATTGATTCTCTTAATATGTagctttttgtaaaaaaaaaaaataataataataataaagtacagtatactaCTATTTGGTGGTTTTctcaaaaagtaaaagttttggtATAAATTGGtcaataattcatgtttttggtTGAGGGGTGTTGTTGTTATGTACTGCTAAATGCTAAGTTTGTATGTATGTCCAGAtcttcagagcaatctgattagttagtttggctttggtgacgaaATTGAAAGAGGACATGccagtgtgagacacatgaggaggagcaATGGCGTAGCAGGCAAAGACAGGAAGAATAAAAGGGGACAGGAGGAGAGTAAGATGCCTCGaaatgacagagtttgagaacACACTCAAGAGAGGGGGTgccagtcaagagaggttcagacatgcAAGGATACCATGTAAAAGGTGcagaaggtacacatagggcaagagatatcacataatttaaaatgtactcTAGTACTTGTCTTTGATAGGTAATATAGCAAATATTTCTACTGTATATTTCTCGAAGTCCTGTAAAGGAAaaaattccccttgggataaataagGTTTGTTCATTCAGTAGTGCATCTATCTACCTAAACATCATTAGAATTTAGTTAAGCTATGTCTACTAACTCTACATCCAGAAATACCTTTATAAACTGCTTTCTCTGTAGCCGGAACCTATCCTAGCATTTAAGTATGCAATATATATTAGGAATCAGTCCAGAATCGTACACCAGTACATTATGGAGCATGCTAAGACATACACTTCCACCCAAggacaatttataaaatattttctctgtGGGATGAAAATAGGGTCCCCAAGTGAAATCCACACAGCCAGAGTGTAAAACATGTCAACTCCAGTTAGAAGGGCTGCACCAGGAAACAAATTGTGGATCAAGAGCAGTAAAGTGtcaaaacaattataaaatgatGAGATCTtacaaatgtataatttttactccaaaagatTAAGAGACAGCTCAGAACATTGAGCATAAATAGCTCTCTTTAaatcaggatatacagtatactacatgGTAACTTAGAACGTCTAACAATACATCATTAAAGATCTTACCATCACACacagccacatttcttcctcctcTGTTCTGGCAAATTGTACAGGACCATTAACATGAAATTCTGGGACAATTCATACCCTCATGCCACAAGGCTAGTCAATAGCTGCTATTAATAGCATTGCTTTACCATGAACTGCATGAACAGACCTGTTGTGGTGTGggagtttttattatattaactcATGAATTTAAATGTTACGTGTTATACTCATTTTCTGTTGTTGCCATTATACTACTGTTTCTTATCTGCTggagacatgcaaataagaatctcATATTGAGTACATATGACATTATACATATGAAGTAGGTCATTcatctgcattatatgcattccttattaaaacaataaaaatgctgCTCCTATttatatcatttacatttttatttagattttataaTAAGAATGTTTCATCCTGTCTCTTTTTTCAGCTGCACTGTCTTGTTCTATGTTGGTTCTATACTCCAGAGTCTCTCTCTTTAAACCATCACTTCCTGTGAATTTTGTTCCACTCCTTATTGTTGATAAGTGCCATCACTGCATCACATGATATTTTTCTTTAGGTCAGGTTAAAAATTCcaggtgtatgtacagtatgtggacaTTTCCAGAACTGGTATTCCAGGTTGTTGTGATGTTACTGCTGTCTTTTGGAACAATCCTACTTTTTCCATGGGCTCTTGTGGAGAACTTCAATCTTGTGAAAGCTGTAACTCCAAATTAAGCTAATGCAGCTTTACTGGCGAGTTACTTAAACTGAACTTAAAACATATAATTCAAATACATTCACAATAAGATATTCCAGTACTTCTTTACGTTCATAGAGATTTAATTCAAAATGGGTCAGAGATTGCTTCGCTGAAAGGTCCTGATAAAtacaaagatttttaaaaagatataGGTAACTGTAATTTATGAATAACTTATTAAAGTCAGTCTTGATTTTGTTTTAGGTTtccatttttattagtttaaactaAACAACCAGGTAAAAAGGGTCTGGTTGGTGAAAAATAAACTTCATATAGATCAATATAAGTTGGGTAGAAGAAGGAAATACAAACTGCCATCTGCTGGCAAACCAAAAAAGTGACTTTTACAAGTGtataaaaaaagatgtaaaaggTTTTATTTCAGACATTTTACATGGCAAATACACCTACATTAAACAGACAAACTATAAAGAAATAGAATTTCACCATATATTATATTAAGCAATCTAACctctttacacatttttaattgaTAATTAATTCTTCCacaaattaacttattttttaacatttccttacaCAACTTAAAGATAAGCTTAAATAATAGCAGTTATTGcacgaaacaaaaaaaaaacaattgtatatatactgtgatgtCTAGACAAgaacaattattttaatattgtgggagagataattaaaataattttgtcgTAGAGTTGATTTGACTGAGGTTATGTGGTTTCAGTCCGTTAATTGTCTCTCTTGTGCATTTTGTAAGCCTTTAAATAAGAACAAATCCTAACTGTTTCATGGTATGAAACATGGTatgttttttccccaaaaataaaaGGTGCAGTACATGTATAAGGTCTAAAGTAAAAGGAGTAGGGACAGACAAAAATAAGAAGCAATTATACAATTGTTAAAATGTAGTAACATTTTGCCTTATCAATGCTAATAAAGAGTAATTTCCAGGTAATTAGAAAATACGGCTTAAAAATGTCATAGATATGGATATCAAGGAAATGTTTCCTATCTGTGATACAAATTCATTCACCTGTTCTGatgaaaataatcataaaaatgtCTGTATCTAGTCAACAGTATCCAAACGTGTTACTGCATTTTTGTTTGATAAAACTGGATGTTGACTTCTTAGGGAGCATTATGCATAAGGCAGAAACCGATACCGGATGTGCAATTTCACTacagtgtgtgtgcatgcacgcacacacatacagacttTCACAGAGATTTAAGGTTCATATGCTTCTTTCGTTTCCTCCAGTTGGGCAAGCTTATTCTCTAGAATGTCCGTTTGCACACTGTGCATCATTAGAAACTGTCCATTGAGATGAAAGACAGGTATATTGTATTTGTATCTCTGAAGCCAAACTGAATTCTCAGGCAGCGTTATATCTACTTCTTGCAAAATAAACTGTACAGGAAAGAGAAACAAGAGAATGTTTAAAACATCCACCAGTTTTAACAGCTGAGTTTTATAAATACAAAGTTGTTTTGGCTTTAGTTCACATCAAAAGTGTAAAGATTTGGGATTTCAGATTATGTGCTGTGAACAAAACCCAGGGAGTGGTAACCTTTGCAAACAGCAGATTACTACAAGTACTTATAACTGAAATTGTTATATTTGGGGTTTCTATCACAACTCTAAAATAACTAGGGGAACCCAGGTTGTTTTATATAGAGTCCCCCAGTTTGTTAGAGGAGAATTAGAGCTACAGCATGTTATCTAATAGCACCTTAGAGCTACAGCATGTTATCTAATAGCACCTCAAGTATACTTAGCAGAAAAAACAATCTGGTCCTGAATAATACAGGTCCAGTGGGCTGAGATCAGGAAATACTAACAGTAAAGCTCCATAGCTTTATACTGTTGTGGATGTAATTACTCTAAGTTATCCAAAATGACCTGGATCACTAGAGCACAGAGCTTACAGATGGCCTAGATCACTGCAGCACAGAGCTTAGAGATAGAAGGTGAGATAGTGGCAAGGGCTCAGACAGTGGCAGAAAGAATGCCAGTGTATTGAGAAGGTTCTATATAGTTCTCATGCAAGcagggaatgttttttttttgtatttgtggcAAGCAGACCTGCTGCCTCACATGGCTGTCAAGGACTTTCACGGATATTGGTGGGCTAAGTGGGACTTTAGGtcttatttattttctgcttGTTGTTACTTTTATGTTCCCTCTAAGACAAAAGCTCACCTTTTAATAAAacccattttatttacattttggccTCTCTGGTGTTTATTTGGGTTTGTGTACTGCTGAAGTTTGCCCTCTACAGTCAAATcagatgaaatatatatatataaaaaaaaaaaactaactgcaTCTTATAATGTTGATATATGCTTTACATACACAAAACATTACAGTTTCCAAAGATTAAAGATTAAATATCAGCCATGCAGCAAAATTAATCTTAAAAAACAATGCTGTATTGTGCCTGGACTCTTGAAAAATTGTTCTTTATTCCTTATTACATATAATATAGCTAATCTTACTTTACTGTCAGCTATTAATACATACCCTGTGTTTATATGGTTCAAGAACTTCTTTTGCTTCATCACAAAGTTGACATGGATTCTGAACAATTGGAAAATAAACTGTTAGTGCAatctttcatattattatttaaagataaTGAACAATAGTATCCTtagataaaacaaaatacagctaATAAGGAAAACCACACAGTATACTGTACTAATACTCATGTGATAGTGCTGCACACTTTGAGCCACAATATAGTGTTGCATATACTCTATGTGAGTGATGCCATCAGTGATGAACAAACCTGGAAATACTCTTTACAGAAATTGTTAATAGTAAGATATTCTAATCTATTTTGTTGGGAAGACCaataataaatatacatgcaTACCTTTGCATTATTTCATTAAAGGATAATATATTAATCAGTATTAAAACagcatattttcaatttttaatgtCACTGCATCTTTCAAAATACCTACTACTTACTGTATGCTAGAGAAATCATGAAAATTAAAtttcggatttttttttttttttttttttttaaacctctttgtaatatttatcattttattagtCAACAGCAAaggtaaataattattaaaatggaATTATAAAAAAGGTTTTATCAAGCAATTTATCACGAGTGTTTCAAAAATATTCTAATTAAACTTAGTTTTCAACAAATAACTTTTGAATTTGTATTTAAGAACTACTGTAATAGATTAccgtgtgagagaataattttagTTATAAGGGTAACAGTGCACAAAGTGTTTTGCTGTGCagtgtacataaaaataaatacacagcatTTGTCTTAGAAGAATAGCATGAACAGACTGCTAAAATGGTTCAGTAAACAAATGGAATGTTCCAAGCTATGGTTCAAGAAATCGGCTGATGTCACGTTCTTTCATGTACCTAGTAAGACCTGCCAGTTGTCATGTATACAGTTTTCCAGAAAAGTATAAGAGACGAACTTAAGAGGTATTGAAAGACAAGAATGTAGTGGAAATGAGACTTTTACTTCGGTATACTTGTTTGGGTGtgtaagccaatgaaccaatcagagtaaatacaAGCTAGTGAACCAATTAGAGTAAGCAGTAATTCAGCACTATTACACAAATTCAGTTAGCTACGAGAATGGCTCTCGGTCTATGTTCTGTGACCATCTCTGCTGTGGGTACTGTCCCTTAGAAGACTGCTATAACAGTGTGCTCTCTCTTTATGAAGAGATAATTAGACTCTTTGAACGAGCCttctcctgcctggttcttcAAGGTGATTATTTTAAGAGGTTCtagtagagcaggggtccccaaccaccggtccgcgacccactaccgggccgcagccgtctgacagccgggccgcgagagaactgccggcaacggagactcactcagacttttcagaacgcttggcgggcggggctttgcagcggtgcagagagaggagagagaccgaggtgaaagagtattacaacaaagtattgttatggtcccgacagtttccccatatgacacgagtctatagaaatcgcgttactacaaagtacattcagcagatgctttcattacaatgaagtgaccttgaaatgcctgaatgaatcatccacagagcagttagatctgtggtcgcagctcagatgtgcacgtttgcacaacaatccccaaacagaaacattgtaaaaaaattctttcttcgaactttcctcgtactgttttttttgctgtttttgttttctgtggttttcagtgataccttttgcttattgcttgtcaacatttgaaaaacatccattggaatttaactcattgtcaccctcctatagaaacggctgacacgaaaaaaacgataacagtgttaacgtttgtgatgtgcaatctgttggaatggcaaatgcaaagcatatgtctttgttatatgcaaaaaaagaagaaaaatctcaggttgcaaacatatgcgaactgcttaataacttaataataaaagaaatgttatgtaaattgtgtataaaattgcccccccacacacacaccccccaaccccaaccccccgaccggtccgtggaaaaatttctaataaagtggtccttgctgtcaaaaaggttggggaccactgtagTAGAGGACAAAATTTCTATCTAATTTATTTCTTCCACAACAGCAAAATGTTAGATCACAACTTCACTGCCTGAAGGTGATATTAGCAATGATATTAATTACACAGTTATTTCCATTGGGAAACACGTGTGTGGTTGTACCATGTCTGGAATCATtatatccatatacagtaatccctcctccatcgcgggggttgcgttccagagccacccgcgaaataagaaaatccgcgaagtagaaaccatatgtttatatggttatttttatattgtcatgcttgggtcacagatttgcgcagaaacacaggaggttgtagagagacaggaacgttattcaaacactgcaaacaaacatttgtctctttttcaaaagtttaaactgtgctccaagacaagacagttcagtctcacaattaaaagaatgcaaacatatcttcctcttcaaaggagcaaacaaatcaatagggctgtttgcttttaagtatgcgaagcaccgcggcacaaagctgttgaaggcggcagctcacaccccctccgtcaggagcagagagagagagacagataaaaaaatcaatacgtgcccttcgtgcttttaagcatgcgaagcactgtgcagcatctcgcttcacgaagcagctgcacagtaGGTagccaacatgaagataatctttcagcatttttagacgagcgtccgtatcgtctaggtgtgcgaacagcccccctgctcaatccccctacgtcaggatcagaaaaagtcagcgcgagagagagagaaaagtacgttgggtagcttctcagccatctgccaatagcgtcccttgtatgaaatcaactaggcaaaccaactgaggaagcatgtaccagaaattaaaagacccat is a window of Erpetoichthys calabaricus chromosome 7, fErpCal1.3, whole genome shotgun sequence DNA encoding:
- the c7h5orf63 gene encoding glutaredoxin-like protein C5orf63 homolog codes for the protein MNKAGCGLQAGCGLQYQVFMALKRAFSVKKALPVLTLFTKNPCQLCDEAKEVLEPYKHRFILQEVDITLPENSVWLQRYKYNIPVFHLNGQFLMMHSVQTDILENKLAQLEETKEAYEP